A window of the Streptomyces finlayi genome harbors these coding sequences:
- a CDS encoding M4 family metallopeptidase, with amino-acid sequence MRSTHSRRATATGALIAAAAMLAVGIQTGTATAAPGSGPVAAPAAAKADPGSLPAQLSPSQRAELLREANSTKAATAKRIGLGPQEKLVPRDVVQDRDGTTHTRYERTFDGLPVLGGDLVVQETKAGKTEGVTKASKVTTAQLKAVGTTADIAPATAEKQALGAAKTEGSKATEASKAPRKVVWMASGSPQLAYETVVGGLQHDGTPNELHVVTDASSGKKLFEWQAVKNGTGNTQYNGQVTLGTAPSYTLTDTTRGNGKTYNLNRGTSGTGTLFSGADDIWGDGTPQNLETAGADAHYGAAETWDYFKNVHGRTGIRGDGVAAYSRVHYGNAYVNAFWQDSCFCMTYGDGAANLKPLTSLDVAAHEMAHGVTAATANLVYSGESGGLNEATSDIFAAGVEFYSNTAADPGDYLVGEKIDIRGNGTPLRYMDKPSRDGSSKDAWYSGIGSIDVHYSSGPANHWFYLLSEGSGAKTVNGVSYDSPTSDGLPVTGIGRDKALQIWFKALTTKFTSTTNYAGARTGTLAVAGELYGTTSAEYKAVAHAWAGINVGSRPGDGGGGTVFENTTAVAIPDNGAAVTSTVNVTGVTGNAPATLQVGVDITHTWRGDLVIDLVAPDGSTYRLKNSSGSDSADNVVATYTVNASSEVANGAWKLKVQDVAAQDTGRINSVKLTF; translated from the coding sequence GTGAGATCCACGCACAGCCGTCGTGCCACCGCGACCGGCGCTCTGATAGCCGCGGCAGCCATGCTCGCCGTCGGCATCCAGACCGGTACCGCCACCGCCGCTCCCGGCAGTGGTCCCGTCGCCGCCCCGGCCGCCGCCAAGGCGGACCCGGGCTCGCTCCCCGCGCAGCTCTCGCCCTCCCAGCGCGCCGAACTCCTCCGCGAGGCCAACTCCACGAAGGCCGCCACCGCCAAGCGGATCGGCCTCGGCCCGCAGGAGAAGCTCGTCCCCCGCGATGTCGTCCAGGACCGCGACGGCACCACCCACACCCGCTACGAGCGCACCTTCGACGGGCTGCCGGTCCTCGGCGGCGACCTCGTCGTGCAGGAGACCAAGGCCGGGAAGACCGAGGGCGTCACCAAGGCGTCCAAGGTCACCACCGCTCAGCTGAAGGCCGTCGGCACCACGGCGGACATCGCGCCGGCCACCGCCGAGAAGCAGGCACTGGGCGCCGCGAAGACCGAGGGCTCGAAGGCGACCGAGGCCAGCAAGGCCCCGCGCAAGGTGGTCTGGATGGCGAGCGGCAGTCCGCAGCTCGCGTACGAGACCGTCGTCGGCGGCCTGCAGCACGACGGCACGCCGAACGAGCTGCACGTCGTCACGGACGCCTCCAGCGGCAAGAAGCTCTTCGAGTGGCAGGCCGTCAAGAACGGCACCGGCAACACCCAGTACAACGGTCAGGTGACGCTCGGCACCGCGCCCTCGTACACGCTGACCGACACCACGCGGGGCAACGGCAAGACGTACAACCTGAACCGCGGTACGTCCGGCACCGGGACGCTCTTCTCCGGCGCGGACGACATCTGGGGCGACGGCACTCCGCAGAACCTGGAGACCGCCGGCGCGGACGCGCACTACGGCGCCGCCGAGACCTGGGACTACTTCAAGAACGTGCACGGCCGTACGGGCATCCGCGGTGACGGCGTCGCCGCGTACTCCCGCGTCCACTACGGCAACGCCTACGTCAACGCGTTCTGGCAGGACAGCTGCTTCTGCATGACGTACGGGGACGGGGCCGCCAACCTCAAGCCGCTGACCTCGCTCGACGTCGCCGCCCACGAGATGGCGCACGGCGTCACCGCCGCGACGGCCAACCTCGTCTACAGCGGTGAGTCCGGCGGCCTCAACGAGGCGACCTCCGACATCTTCGCCGCGGGTGTGGAGTTCTACTCCAACACCGCCGCGGACCCGGGCGACTACCTCGTCGGCGAGAAGATCGACATCAGGGGCAACGGCACCCCGCTGCGCTACATGGACAAGCCGAGCAGGGACGGTTCGTCCAAGGACGCCTGGTACTCGGGCATCGGCTCGATCGACGTCCACTACTCCTCGGGCCCGGCGAACCACTGGTTCTACCTGCTCTCCGAGGGCAGCGGCGCCAAGACCGTCAACGGCGTCTCCTACGACTCGCCGACCTCCGACGGACTGCCCGTGACCGGCATCGGCAGGGACAAGGCCCTGCAGATCTGGTTCAAGGCCCTCACCACGAAGTTCACCTCCACCACGAACTACGCGGGAGCCCGCACCGGCACCCTCGCCGTGGCCGGTGAGCTGTACGGCACGACCAGCGCCGAGTACAAGGCCGTGGCCCACGCCTGGGCCGGCATCAACGTGGGCTCGCGCCCCGGTGACGGCGGCGGCGGCACCGTCTTCGAGAACACCACCGCCGTGGCGATCCCGGACAACGGCGCGGCCGTCACCAGCACGGTCAACGTCACCGGAGTCACGGGCAACGCACCGGCCACCCTCCAGGTCGGCGTGGACATCACGCACACCTGGCGCGGTGACCTGGTCATCGACCTCGTCGCACCCGACGGCAGCACCTACCGGCTGAAGAACTCCTCGGGCAGCGACTCCGCGGACAACGTGGTGGCGACCTACACGGTCAACGCCTCGTCCGAGGTGGCGAACGGCGCCTGGAAGCTCAAGGTCCAGGACGTCGCCGCGCAGGACACCGGCAGGATCAACAGCGTCAAACTGACCTTCTGA
- a CDS encoding ABC transporter ATP-binding protein, producing the protein MTGTTTEGPALADDGPAPGQPERGAPAGDPFDRDALPVPRGATRALLFSLLRPLRGRVWVAALFLVLQQAAVQAGPLLVAYAIDSGVPAFRDSDHGPLIAVAVGYALCSLGAGILQYAFIRGSARINQDALLDLRGRIFRHAQALSVDFHERYTSGRLISRSTTDVESLRELLSEGLQELIGVVLSFVSISLLLLWLDPAMGSIAVLSFVPLYLLVRLYQRRAGKAFATRSTAIASVIVKFAETMNGIRPVQAFRRERGNDADFAVLNHRHERANGDAMLEMARYVIGSRLVANTAVAAMVLWGAYRVASGTLALGVLAAAVLYLRRLYDPIDRLGMFLNSYQSAAASLDKIAGLLAQTPTVPETADPKELPPLTGDHPGREVTFEGVRFAYRTGGEVLPRFDLTVPAGQTVAVVGSTGAGKSTLAKLLARFYDPTEGRVLLDGTDLRDLATAELRRGVVMVTQEAFLFSGTVAENIAIGRPDATPTEIERAAKAIGAHDFISSLPDGYDTDVRKRGGRISAGQRQLVAFARALLADPAVLILDEATSSLDIPGERAVQQAMDTVLHGRTAVLIAHRLSTVEIADRVLVMERGLIVEDGTPAQLIGGTGRFAGLHRAWRESLA; encoded by the coding sequence ATGACCGGTACCACGACCGAAGGACCCGCTCTCGCCGACGACGGCCCGGCTCCCGGACAGCCGGAGCGGGGCGCGCCCGCCGGTGATCCCTTCGACCGGGACGCCCTGCCCGTACCGCGTGGCGCGACCCGGGCGCTGCTCTTCTCGCTGCTGCGTCCGCTGCGTGGCCGGGTGTGGGTGGCCGCACTGTTCCTGGTGCTCCAGCAGGCAGCCGTCCAGGCGGGGCCGCTCCTGGTGGCGTACGCCATCGACAGCGGCGTACCCGCGTTCAGGGACAGCGACCACGGTCCGCTGATCGCCGTGGCGGTCGGGTACGCGCTCTGTTCGCTCGGTGCGGGAATCCTCCAGTACGCGTTCATCAGGGGCTCCGCGCGGATCAACCAGGACGCTCTGCTCGATCTGCGCGGCCGGATCTTCCGGCACGCGCAGGCGCTGAGCGTGGACTTCCACGAGCGCTACACCTCCGGCCGGCTGATCTCGCGTTCCACCACGGATGTGGAGTCGCTGCGGGAACTGCTGAGTGAGGGGCTCCAGGAACTGATCGGCGTGGTCCTGTCGTTCGTGTCCATCTCGCTGCTGCTGCTCTGGCTCGACCCGGCCATGGGCTCGATCGCCGTGCTCTCCTTCGTACCCCTGTATCTGCTGGTGCGCCTGTACCAGCGCCGGGCGGGGAAGGCGTTCGCCACCCGGTCCACGGCCATCGCGTCGGTCATCGTCAAGTTCGCGGAGACGATGAACGGCATCCGGCCGGTCCAGGCGTTCCGCCGGGAGCGGGGCAACGACGCGGACTTCGCGGTGCTCAACCACCGTCACGAACGGGCGAACGGCGACGCGATGCTGGAGATGGCGCGCTATGTCATCGGCTCCCGGCTGGTCGCCAACACGGCGGTCGCGGCGATGGTGCTGTGGGGTGCCTACCGCGTCGCCTCCGGGACGCTCGCCCTCGGGGTGCTGGCCGCGGCCGTGCTGTATCTGCGGCGGCTCTACGACCCGATCGACCGGCTCGGGATGTTCCTGAACTCCTACCAGTCCGCCGCCGCCTCGCTGGACAAGATCGCGGGCCTGCTGGCGCAGACGCCCACCGTCCCGGAGACGGCCGATCCGAAGGAGCTCCCGCCGCTGACCGGTGACCACCCGGGCCGCGAGGTGACCTTCGAGGGGGTGCGCTTCGCGTACCGCACGGGCGGCGAGGTGCTGCCGCGCTTCGATCTGACGGTGCCTGCCGGGCAGACCGTCGCCGTGGTCGGTTCGACGGGAGCGGGGAAGTCGACGCTGGCGAAGCTGCTGGCCCGTTTCTACGATCCGACCGAGGGCCGGGTCCTGCTGGACGGCACCGATCTGCGGGACCTGGCGACGGCCGAGCTGCGGCGGGGCGTGGTGATGGTGACCCAGGAGGCGTTCCTGTTCTCCGGGACGGTCGCGGAGAACATCGCGATCGGCCGGCCCGACGCGACGCCCACGGAGATCGAGCGCGCGGCGAAGGCCATCGGCGCGCACGACTTCATCAGCAGCCTGCCCGACGGCTACGACACGGACGTACGCAAGCGGGGCGGCCGGATCTCCGCGGGCCAGCGCCAGCTCGTCGCGTTCGCCCGCGCCCTGCTCGCCGACCCGGCGGTGCTGATCCTCGACGAGGCGACGAGCTCTCTGGACATCCCGGGTGAACGGGCGGTCCAGCAGGCGATGGACACGGTGCTGCACGGCCGTACTGCGGTGTTGATCGCGCACCGGCTGTCGACCGTGGAGATCGCGGACCGGGTGCTGGTGATGGAGCGGGGCCTGATCGTGGAGGACGGGACTCCGGCCCAACTCATCGGCGGCACGGGCCGGTTCGCAGGACTGCACAGGGCCTGGCGGGAGAGCCTGGCCTGA
- the glgX gene encoding glycogen debranching protein GlgX — MSSAAEQEAVQESTGKAVEGRSGVVAAHGAPPVWPGAPMPLGARFRVGPDGVAGTNFALWAGGAESVDVCLFDERGHETRCPLTELTHEIWHGFVPGVRPGTRYGYRVHGRWDPWTGARWNAAKLLLDPYARAVDGTFTLPAEVYGHVRDWPQQQVADTVRDDRDSAPFVPKGVVVHDDDDWAEDRRPKTPWADSVIYELHVRGFTKLHPDIPPELRGTYAGLAHPAAVGHLKRLGVTAVELLPVHQFAHEDHLLSRGLHNYWGYNSIGYFAPHADYSASGTAGQQVGEFKRMVHALHDAGIEVILDVVYNHTAEAGELGPMLSLRGIDNRGYYRLQADARRYADYTGCGNTLHVVQPQVLRLITDSLRYWVTEMGVDGFRFDLAAALARSMHDVDMLSPFLAVIAQDPVLRRVKLIAEPWDVGNGGYQVGAFPPLWTEWNDRYRDAVRDFWRGALPDVRDLGYRLTGSSDLYAWGGRRPYASVNFVTAHDGFTLRDLVSYEQKHNEANGEGNRDGTHDNRAWNGGAEGETDDPGVNALRRRQLRNLLTTLLLSTGVPMLVAGDEMGRTQGGNNNAYCQDNEVSWLDWSLLDQPEWRGLTELTARVLSLRHTHPVLRRRAFFSGRAQAPDGLRDLAWFTREGREMTEQDWYAPAATLGLYLSGRDIPGRDARGEQVTDDSFLTVLHAGHEPTGFTLPGPPWAAAYELVLDTSLEDQSAAPGSPHPGGSTLTVPGRAVLLLRVRA, encoded by the coding sequence GTGTCGAGCGCAGCCGAGCAGGAGGCAGTGCAGGAGTCGACCGGGAAGGCGGTGGAAGGGAGATCCGGGGTCGTGGCCGCTCACGGCGCACCACCCGTATGGCCGGGGGCGCCCATGCCGCTGGGTGCCCGGTTCCGGGTGGGGCCGGACGGGGTGGCGGGGACGAACTTCGCGCTCTGGGCGGGCGGGGCGGAGTCCGTCGACGTGTGCCTCTTCGACGAGCGGGGCCACGAGACGCGCTGTCCGCTGACCGAGCTGACGCATGAGATCTGGCACGGGTTCGTCCCGGGCGTCCGGCCGGGCACGCGCTACGGCTACCGGGTGCACGGCCGCTGGGACCCCTGGACCGGCGCCCGGTGGAATGCGGCGAAGCTGCTCCTCGACCCGTACGCGCGTGCGGTGGACGGTACCTTCACCCTGCCGGCCGAGGTGTACGGCCATGTGCGTGACTGGCCGCAGCAGCAGGTCGCGGACACGGTGCGCGACGACCGGGACTCCGCGCCCTTCGTGCCCAAGGGCGTCGTCGTCCACGACGACGACGACTGGGCGGAGGACCGGCGCCCCAAGACGCCCTGGGCGGACTCCGTCATCTACGAACTCCACGTACGCGGCTTCACCAAGCTCCACCCGGACATCCCCCCGGAGCTGCGCGGTACGTACGCCGGGCTCGCCCATCCGGCGGCCGTCGGGCATCTGAAGCGGCTCGGGGTGACGGCGGTCGAGCTGCTGCCGGTGCACCAGTTCGCGCACGAGGACCATCTGCTGAGCCGCGGGCTGCACAACTACTGGGGCTACAACTCCATCGGCTACTTCGCCCCGCACGCCGACTACTCGGCAAGTGGCACCGCGGGCCAGCAGGTCGGCGAGTTCAAGCGGATGGTGCACGCCCTGCACGACGCGGGGATCGAGGTGATCCTCGACGTGGTCTACAACCACACGGCGGAGGCGGGCGAGCTGGGCCCGATGCTGTCGCTGCGCGGCATCGACAACCGCGGCTACTACCGGCTCCAGGCCGACGCCCGCAGATACGCGGACTACACGGGCTGCGGCAACACCCTGCACGTGGTGCAGCCGCAGGTCCTTCGACTGATCACCGACTCGCTGCGGTACTGGGTGACGGAGATGGGCGTGGACGGATTCCGCTTCGACCTGGCGGCGGCGCTCGCCCGCTCGATGCACGACGTCGACATGCTGTCCCCGTTCCTCGCGGTGATCGCCCAGGACCCGGTGCTGCGCCGGGTCAAGCTGATCGCCGAGCCGTGGGACGTCGGAAACGGCGGTTACCAGGTCGGTGCGTTCCCGCCGCTCTGGACCGAGTGGAACGACCGCTACCGTGACGCCGTACGCGACTTCTGGCGCGGCGCCCTGCCCGACGTGCGGGACCTCGGCTACCGGCTGACCGGCTCCAGCGATCTGTACGCCTGGGGCGGCCGCCGGCCGTACGCCTCGGTCAACTTCGTCACGGCGCACGACGGCTTCACCCTGCGCGACCTGGTCAGTTACGAGCAGAAGCACAACGAGGCGAACGGTGAGGGCAACCGCGACGGTACCCACGACAACCGTGCGTGGAACGGCGGCGCCGAGGGCGAGACGGATGATCCCGGCGTCAACGCGCTGCGCCGCCGCCAGCTGCGCAACCTCCTCACCACGCTCCTCCTGTCGACCGGTGTCCCGATGCTGGTGGCGGGCGACGAGATGGGCCGTACGCAAGGGGGCAACAACAACGCGTACTGCCAGGACAACGAGGTCAGCTGGCTGGACTGGTCGCTGCTCGACCAGCCGGAGTGGCGCGGGCTGACCGAACTGACGGCCCGGGTGCTGTCCCTGCGCCACACCCATCCGGTGCTGCGGCGCCGGGCCTTCTTCTCGGGCCGCGCCCAGGCACCGGACGGGTTGCGGGACCTGGCGTGGTTCACCCGGGAGGGCAGGGAGATGACGGAGCAGGACTGGTACGCGCCCGCGGCGACACTCGGGCTGTACCTCTCCGGGCGTGACATCCCCGGCCGGGACGCCCGGGGCGAACAGGTGACCGACGACAGCTTCCTGACGGTCCTGCACGCCGGCCACGAACCGACCGGTTTCACCCTCCCGGGACCGCCCTGGGCGGCGGCGTACGAACTGGTTCTGGACACCTCGCTGGAGGACCAGTCGGCCGCCCCGGGAAGCCCGCACCCGGGTGGTTCGACCCTGACCGTTCCCGGGCGGGCGGTGCTGCTGCTGCGGGTGCGGGCGTAA
- a CDS encoding ABC transporter ATP-binding protein — translation MPETLAERTDRSAVRSLLRLWPYVRPIRLRLFGAAFVAVLASCLGLVIPLVLKWMVDGPVTDRDPGGVWLGALYLLLLGTAEAALFGLRRWLVARPLAGVEASMRADLYRHLQRLPVAFHDRWPSGQLLSRGTTDLMLLRMFLAFPLTFLVVNATTILVGFVILFDQEWSLGLVLLAPAVPLVILCSLFETKFSLVARKAQDQVGDLTTVVEESVLGIRIVKGFGRHRSQALAFRELSQRLRGTELTKARLLAGIWALITTIPELAICAALVLGTIQVAEGDLSAGTLVAFLATALALRWPVESIGFLLAMSQESATATERFFEVMDVAEERGIEGDGRGRVADEPGMVFEGVEFRYPDADPGSVPVLAGIDLRIRSGETMALVGATGSGKTTLTALVPRLHEITAGRIMLDGEDIAGMARPRLRELVSVAFEEPTLFSASVGENVLMGAEGAGDEELRRALAVAQAGFVYDLPHGLDTQVGEQGLSLSGGQRQRLALARAVVGRPRFLVLDDPLSALDVHTEALVEAALRQVLERTTAVVVAHRPSTVMLADRVALLSEGRISAVGTHQELLRTSAEYAWLMSGAAEPEDAGSPADTAAAAEDATAEEGSTR, via the coding sequence ATGCCCGAAACACTTGCAGAGCGCACGGACCGGTCCGCCGTGCGCTCGCTGCTGCGCCTGTGGCCCTACGTACGCCCCATCCGCCTCCGGCTGTTCGGCGCGGCGTTCGTCGCGGTCCTGGCCTCGTGCCTCGGGCTCGTGATCCCGCTCGTGCTGAAGTGGATGGTGGACGGTCCGGTCACCGACCGCGACCCCGGGGGCGTATGGCTGGGGGCGCTGTACCTGCTGCTCCTCGGGACGGCGGAGGCGGCGCTCTTCGGACTGCGGCGGTGGCTCGTGGCGCGGCCTCTCGCGGGCGTCGAGGCGTCGATGCGCGCGGACCTCTACCGGCATCTGCAGCGGCTGCCCGTGGCCTTCCACGACCGCTGGCCGTCGGGACAGCTGCTATCGCGCGGGACCACGGACCTGATGCTGCTGCGGATGTTCCTGGCTTTCCCCCTGACCTTCCTGGTCGTCAACGCGACCACGATCCTGGTCGGTTTCGTCATCCTGTTCGACCAGGAGTGGTCACTCGGTCTGGTGCTGCTCGCGCCGGCCGTTCCCCTGGTGATCCTCTGTTCGCTGTTCGAGACGAAGTTCTCCCTGGTGGCGCGCAAGGCCCAGGACCAGGTGGGTGATCTGACGACGGTCGTCGAGGAGAGCGTGCTCGGCATCCGCATCGTCAAGGGCTTCGGCCGGCACCGGAGCCAGGCTCTGGCCTTCCGCGAGCTCTCGCAGCGGCTGCGCGGTACGGAACTGACCAAGGCCAGGCTGCTCGCCGGGATCTGGGCCCTCATCACCACCATCCCGGAACTGGCGATCTGTGCGGCGCTGGTGCTCGGCACGATCCAGGTGGCCGAAGGCGACCTGTCCGCGGGCACGCTCGTGGCCTTCCTGGCGACGGCCCTGGCGCTGCGCTGGCCGGTCGAGTCGATCGGCTTCCTGCTGGCGATGAGCCAGGAGTCGGCGACGGCGACCGAGCGGTTCTTCGAGGTCATGGACGTGGCGGAGGAGCGGGGCATCGAGGGGGACGGCCGTGGCCGGGTGGCGGACGAGCCCGGCATGGTCTTCGAGGGCGTCGAGTTCCGCTATCCCGACGCCGATCCCGGTTCGGTGCCGGTGCTCGCGGGCATCGACCTGCGCATCCGCTCCGGCGAGACGATGGCCCTGGTGGGCGCCACGGGCTCGGGGAAGACGACGCTCACCGCTCTCGTTCCCCGGCTGCACGAGATCACCGCCGGCCGGATCATGCTGGACGGCGAGGACATCGCGGGGATGGCCCGGCCGCGGCTGCGCGAGCTGGTGTCTGTGGCGTTCGAGGAGCCGACCCTCTTCTCGGCGTCCGTCGGCGAGAACGTGCTGATGGGCGCCGAAGGGGCGGGCGACGAGGAGTTGCGCCGGGCCCTCGCCGTCGCGCAGGCCGGCTTCGTGTACGACCTTCCGCACGGTCTGGACACCCAGGTCGGCGAGCAGGGGCTCAGCCTCTCGGGCGGTCAGCGCCAGCGTCTCGCGCTGGCCCGTGCGGTCGTGGGGCGACCCCGCTTCCTGGTGCTGGACGATCCGCTCTCCGCCCTGGACGTGCACACGGAGGCACTCGTCGAGGCGGCGCTGCGGCAGGTGCTCGAGCGGACGACCGCGGTGGTCGTCGCACACCGTCCGTCCACCGTGATGCTCGCGGACCGGGTGGCGCTGCTCTCCGAGGGCCGGATCAGCGCCGTCGGTACGCACCAGGAACTGCTGCGTACCAGCGCCGAGTACGCCTGGCTGATGTCGGGCGCCGCGGAGCCGGAAGACGCCGGGAGCCCAGCGGACACCGCTGCCGCCGCCGAGGACGCCACTGCCGAGGAGGGCAGCACCCGATGA
- the glgP gene encoding alpha-glucan family phosphorylase: MKAIRRFTVRPVLPDSLQPLQDLARNLRWSWHTETRELFQAVDPEGWRPADADPVRLLGNVSAGRLAELAGDPQFLRRLTEVSDDLRAYRDGPRWYQDQLAAGAELPAAVAYFSPEFGVTAALPQYSGGLGILAGDHLKAASDLGVPLIGVGLLYRHGYFRQSLSRDGWQQEHYPVLDPNELPLTLVREADGTPSRVVLALPGGRSLHACVWQAQVGRVPLLLLDSDVEENAAGERDVTDRLYGGGSHHRLLQEMLLGIGGVRAVRTYCRLTGHPAPEVFHTNEGHAGFLGLERIRELCGTGLDFGAALEVVRAGAVFTTHTPVPAGIDRFDRQLVARHFGDDGELPGVPVERILPLGTETYEGGEPGLFNMAVMGLRLAQRANGVSTLHGAVSREMFSGLWPGFDPSEVPITSVTNGVHAPTWVAPEVFRLGAGKVGAGRAGDALSGGPVEGALDGESLGRPGGTPKRWDAVAGIPDREIWDLRRVLREQLVTEVRKRLYASWRRRGAGTAELGWIDGVLDPEVLTIGFARRVPSYKRLTLMLRDRDRLTGLLLHPERPIQIVVAGKAHPADDGGKRLVQELVRFSDDPRVRHRIVFLPDYGMGMAKKLYPGCDVWLNNPLRPLEACGTSGMKAALNGCLNLSVRDGWWDEWYEPDFGWEIPTADGSATDEDRRDELEANALYALIEDRVAPRFYDRDAEGLPERWVEMVRRTLATLGPKVLAGRMVREYVERLYAPAALARRSLDPAAARELAQWKARVRAAWPGVAVDHVEATAATVAGGSAELGSTLSLRVRIALGGLDPDDVEVQVVAGRVDSGDAIADAQAFPLKPAGGHDLEDRWLYEGPLALDRTGPYGYTVRVLPSHRLLASGAELGLVALPAEGAVEEAVDGPGVLLR, encoded by the coding sequence GTGAAGGCCATTCGTCGATTCACCGTGCGTCCTGTCCTCCCCGATTCCCTTCAACCGCTGCAGGATCTCGCGCGCAACCTGCGCTGGTCCTGGCACACCGAGACCCGTGAGCTCTTCCAGGCCGTCGACCCCGAGGGCTGGCGGCCCGCGGACGCCGACCCCGTGCGGCTGCTCGGCAACGTGTCCGCCGGACGCCTCGCCGAACTGGCCGGGGACCCGCAGTTCCTGCGCCGGCTGACCGAGGTGTCCGACGACCTCCGTGCCTACCGTGACGGCCCGAGGTGGTATCAGGACCAGCTCGCCGCCGGTGCGGAACTCCCCGCCGCCGTGGCCTACTTCTCACCCGAGTTCGGGGTGACCGCGGCCCTTCCGCAGTACTCCGGCGGCCTCGGCATCCTGGCGGGCGACCACCTCAAGGCCGCCAGCGACCTGGGTGTACCACTCATCGGAGTGGGCCTGCTCTACCGGCACGGCTACTTCCGCCAGTCCCTGTCGCGCGACGGCTGGCAGCAGGAGCACTATCCCGTCCTCGACCCGAACGAACTGCCGCTCACCCTGGTGCGGGAGGCCGACGGCACCCCCAGCCGGGTGGTGCTGGCGCTCCCTGGCGGGCGCTCGCTCCACGCCTGCGTCTGGCAGGCCCAGGTCGGCCGCGTACCGCTGCTGCTGCTCGACTCCGACGTGGAGGAGAACGCGGCGGGCGAGCGCGACGTCACCGACCGGCTGTACGGCGGTGGCAGCCACCACCGGCTGCTCCAGGAGATGCTGCTCGGCATCGGCGGAGTACGCGCCGTGCGGACCTACTGCCGGCTGACCGGGCACCCCGCCCCCGAGGTGTTCCACACCAACGAGGGACACGCCGGCTTCCTCGGCCTCGAACGCATCCGGGAACTCTGCGGGACCGGCCTGGACTTCGGCGCCGCCCTGGAAGTGGTGCGGGCCGGCGCGGTCTTCACCACCCACACCCCGGTACCCGCCGGCATAGACCGTTTCGACCGCCAGCTGGTGGCCCGGCACTTCGGGGACGACGGGGAACTGCCCGGCGTCCCCGTCGAGCGGATCCTCCCGCTCGGTACGGAGACCTACGAGGGCGGCGAACCCGGCCTCTTCAACATGGCGGTCATGGGGCTGCGCCTCGCCCAGCGCGCCAACGGCGTCTCCACCCTGCACGGGGCCGTCAGCCGGGAGATGTTCTCCGGGCTGTGGCCGGGATTCGACCCCTCCGAGGTGCCGATCACCTCGGTGACCAACGGGGTGCACGCCCCGACCTGGGTGGCGCCGGAGGTCTTCAGGCTCGGTGCCGGGAAGGTCGGAGCCGGCCGGGCAGGGGACGCGCTCTCCGGCGGGCCGGTGGAGGGTGCCCTCGACGGCGAGTCGCTCGGACGCCCCGGCGGCACACCCAAGCGCTGGGACGCCGTCGCCGGCATCCCGGACCGGGAGATCTGGGACCTGCGCCGGGTCCTGCGCGAACAGCTGGTGACGGAGGTGCGCAAGCGGCTCTACGCCTCCTGGCGCAGGCGCGGCGCCGGTACGGCCGAGCTCGGCTGGATCGACGGGGTGCTCGACCCGGAGGTGCTGACCATCGGGTTCGCCCGCCGTGTGCCCTCGTACAAGCGCCTCACGCTCATGCTCCGCGACCGCGACCGGCTGACGGGACTGCTGCTCCACCCGGAGCGCCCCATCCAGATCGTCGTCGCGGGCAAGGCACACCCGGCGGACGACGGCGGCAAGCGGCTGGTGCAGGAGCTGGTGCGCTTCTCGGACGACCCGCGGGTCCGCCACCGCATCGTCTTCCTGCCGGACTACGGCATGGGCATGGCGAAGAAGCTCTACCCGGGCTGCGACGTCTGGCTCAACAACCCGCTGCGCCCCCTGGAGGCGTGCGGCACCAGCGGGATGAAGGCGGCGCTCAACGGCTGCCTCAACCTCTCGGTCCGCGACGGCTGGTGGGACGAGTGGTACGAGCCGGACTTCGGCTGGGAGATCCCCACCGCCGACGGTTCCGCCACGGACGAGGACCGGCGCGACGAGCTGGAGGCGAACGCCCTCTACGCGCTGATCGAGGACCGGGTCGCTCCGCGCTTCTACGACCGGGACGCCGAGGGGCTGCCGGAGCGCTGGGTCGAAATGGTCCGCCGCACCCTGGCCACGCTCGGCCCCAAGGTGCTCGCGGGGCGCATGGTCCGTGAGTACGTGGAGCGGCTCTACGCGCCCGCCGCGCTGGCCCGGCGCTCCCTCGACCCGGCGGCCGCGCGGGAACTCGCGCAGTGGAAGGCCCGGGTGCGGGCCGCCTGGCCCGGGGTCGCCGTCGACCACGTGGAGGCGACGGCCGCCACGGTCGCGGGCGGCTCGGCGGAGCTGGGGTCCACCCTGTCGCTCCGGGTGCGGATCGCCCTGGGCGGGCTGGACCCCGACGACGTCGAGGTGCAGGTGGTCGCCGGGCGGGTCGACTCCGGCGACGCCATCGCGGACGCCCAGGCGTTCCCGCTGAAGCCGGCGGGCGGTCACGACCTGGAGGACCGCTGGCTGTACGAGGGTCCGCTGGCCCTGGACCGGACGGGACCCTACGGCTACACCGTGCGGGTCCTGCCGTCCCACCGGCTGCTGGCTTCCGGCGCGGAGCTCGGCCTGGTGGCGCTGCCGGCGGAGGGGGCGGTGGAGGAGGCGGTGGACGGCCCGGGCGTACTGCTGCGCTGA